The sequence below is a genomic window from Pleurocapsa sp. PCC 7327.
ATTGTAGCAATATATCTTCCTTGTTTAACTACATTTGGAGGAAGCAAATTTTCTACACTAGAAATTTTTTCATGTAACCCTTGACCAGTAGCTCCAAAACGTTTCACCAGCAAAGTTTCAATTGCTTTGCATCTAGTCAGAGTAAATTCAATGTCACCCATCTTTTTTCTTTTTTCTTATCCATTGTTTTTTTTATTATTATTTCATAACGACACCAAAGACAAGACCAACGCTACCAGCAACGCTTACTGCCAGCGCGATCGCGCCTTGAAAAATCGTCTTCAAACTCGTATTAGTGTAGTTTTCCAGGATTGTGAGAATCTAGAACCGCTTTAGGATAAGCAATACGCTGGTGATTGACTTGTTGCCAAACCCTGACAAAAATTTCTGCAATAATCGGTAGCTCTTCGTATCTGATACCGCTATCGACGAGTTGACTATCCCGCCAGCGGGCTTTAAAAATCTTGTGAATGGTTGTTAGGGCGATTTCTGGCGTAGCCTCTTTGAGCGATCGCAACGCAGCTTCGCAGGCATCTGCCAGCATAACAATCCCCGTTTCTCGCGATTGAGGAATCGGACCATCATAGCGAAAATCTAACTCCGATATGGGGGGCTTGCCTTCCCGTTCGGCTCTTTGTTTAGCTTGAAAATAGAAATAAGAAATGAGTAGCGTTCCTTGATGTTCGGGAATAAAGTCCCGAATCGCCTTTGGTAATCCGTATTTGCGAGCCATTACCAAGCCCTCAGTCACGTGCTTTTTGATAATATCCGCACTAACCCAAGGATTATTAATTGTGTCGTGCTTGTTAGGACCGCCCATCTGATTTTCGATGAATCCCATGGGATCGTGCATTTTGCCGATGTCGTGATACAGGGTTCCTGCTCTGACCAGTTCTACATTACAGTGCAATTCCCTGGCAGCTGCTTCGGCAAGAGAGGCAACAAAGAGCGTATGTTGAAACGTACCGGGCGCTTCTGTTGCCAGTCGCTTCAAGAGACTGCAGTTAGGATTGGACAATTCTACCAACCGAATCGGCGTTACCAAATCAAACAATCGTTCTAGGTAGGGCGAGATTCCCAAGGCAACTACGCTCCAAGCTAAACCCAACAACCCGTAAACGATCGCGCCTGGCAAAAGAGCAGACCAAAGCGTTCCCGCTGACGAAGTCAGAATCAAGTTGACAACGAAGTAGGTTCCTCCTTGGGTTAAGCCCACTCCTACTCCTAGTAGCGATAATTCATCCCTAGAACGAAGTCGTCCGGCGAAGTAAGCAGCAAGCAGCCCACTTGCCGTGCCTGCCAGCAAATGCTCCCAACCGACAGCCCCGACTGCGAAAGTCGTCAGTCCGCCTGTCAGAACGACCTGTGTCGCTGCTAGGGTTGGGCTATAAAAACTGCTGACCAATAGCCCGATCGCAGGCAGACTCATGTATCGAGGATGAAGGGCAGCCATGACGGGAGCGCTCAGAGTCAACAAACACAGCAAAAATGCATCGCGACGGCGGATTGGGCGGCGGACTCGCTTGACGACCAGGCAAAATATACCTGTCGCACCAGCGACGAGAATAGCAGAGATGCCTAAACCCATCCAGCTAACTCCGCGACGGCTTAACCCAAAACCATCGAGAACGACAAAATCTTCTTGGGCGATAACATCGCCTTCCTCAACGATTGTGTCTCCCTTTCTAACTTCTACAATGACGGGTTCTACGGCGAGTGCCGCTTGTTCTGCCCTCAGTTGCGTTTCTTCGCGATCGACTGTCAAATTAGGTTGCAACACCATCAACAGCAATTGATTGGCGGCGGGCTGGATTTGTTGCGTCAGCGAGAGACTCGAATGCATCTTAACGGTTTCTTCTAGTACGTTAGGCGGCAGCCCTCTGGGAATTCCTTGAGTGAGAATTCTTCTCGATACTTGAGAGAGTTCGAGCTTGGTATTCTGCCAAGTGCGATCGCTCAAATCTAGAAAGGCGGCGATCGCGCCTGAGTCTAATTCGATATGAGCATGTTTGACTGCTACACTCGTGGCTTTGGCATATCGTTGACGAGCAATGGAAATTTTGGCGATCGAGGTTTCAAATTCCGGTTGAGGAACTTTTTGGCGATAGGTTTTTAAAGAGGCGATCGCCGCCTTCATGACGGGGTCTGAACCCTCAAACGACGCGCTGGACTTGGCTGCGGCAAGAATGGCTTGCCAGTTAGGTTCGGGCATCGAACGTAAAGCTTTTTGGCTGTTTAGGGAGAGAACGCTTACCTCTACGAATGGAAAAGCGCCTACATCCTGTCTCAATTGTTCGATGCGATCGAGAATGGCAACTAAATTCTGTTCGACTTGAGAACTGGCTTGTAAATCCCGTTTCAGAATAGGAGTTACTCCCGTTTTAATCTCTTTGCGCCTCTGTTCTGTGGTTTTAGCATCTTCAAAACGACCGTCTTTGGGCGCTTGAATCGTTTCGGGAGCAACCGTACCGACACCTAGTTGAGGTTGATTGTAAAAGCGATAGCCAAAAATACTGGTCAAAGAAGCGATCGCCACTACGATTACTAGCGGTTGAGCTTTGCGCTTGTGCTTTGATGCAGAGGGTTGGTTTGAGACGGTCTGCTCTTCTAAAATCGCTCCTGCTCTTGCCGTTATTGGCACAGGTGCCTTCTCTGATGCGGAGAAGGAGTGAGACTCTCGATCTTTTCGTCGCCATTCTTCAAATTGCTTGGTCAATGAACGAAAGGTCTTCATAGAGTGTGAGAACGATCTGATTTTATAGGATTAGAAGGAGCTGGCTGGAATTGTCTCGCTAGCGATTTCATAACTTTTAAGCATAAATACTTAGTAAACTATCGTGTAAAACATCAGTGTTTACTTTTTTATTACTTTACTGTCTACATTAAACAGAGGATCTAAAAATGAATATTCTCCTTGAGAAATAATCTTGAGAGAAGAGCGGGGTTGCATTACCAGAGGCGAAGTGACAGCAGCAGATTCAAGAGTATCCAAGCCTTCTAGTCTATAAGCGCCCGACCAAGCAGCAAACAGACAAGTCACCTCTCTAGTAAGTTTTTGACCCGTTGGGTGTTTGCCAACCGCTACACGCCAATCGATAGGAATTCCGCTAAAACTGTTGTGCGCTCCTGCCAAAGCACCAGTTAGAGCAGCAACGAGAGAAGCTTGTTTGCCCGTCCGAATGGCTTGCATCAAGCAAAGTCGAAAATCTTCTGGAGTGCGAGCAAAACAGTAGAGTGCTAGCACTATCGGATTCGGTTTGCCGCCCTTAGAGATTTGGGCGATCGCTTGCCGTAGGGAAGTTCCTTGCTCTAGCCAAGTCCGAACTTGCTCTAGCTGGTCCATGAGGGGAGTCTGAGCCAATCGATAGCGAGCCAAGATTTGAGAAAGCAATCGATCGGGATCGAGTTTTTCTCTGAGTGCCAGCGCGATCGCATACGCCCATATTAAAACATCTTCTAAGGTCTGTGCAGACAATTGCCAAATGTTTACCAAATGTTGTAGCTGCTCTTTGAGCAACCCCAAGTCGTCATGAAAAAAGAACAGTATGGGTAGCGCCGCTACAGCCAATTCGCCGCCGTTGGTAGGAGTTTTGCCCTCTAAAGTAGTAGACAGGCGAGCGCCAATTTGCTCCCAGTCTTCGGCAGACAACGTACCAGAAGCGAGCCAAGGTTCGATCGAGTCGATCCCTATCTCCGATACGATCATTCCTTCTCGTTTTGAAGAACTGCCAATTAAAATCTCTCCCAGGAAACCGCCGAGCAAACCGCCTTGAAACCGACTCAAAAGTGAGTATCGCACCCTCTTTCGACCTCCTTCCCCATCTATTTTGGCTTGTACTAGCTTATAGGCTTCGTACTAATTACGCCTACGAGAGATCCCCGATCTTTCTTTCAATCGTACCGAGTCAGTGCCGTAGCTTTTCTTATTAGATTAAAAAGGTTTTTGGTAACTCTATCTTTAAAAGCTTTAAAGATAGTATTATGCTTGAATCTTTATCTTGAATTTATGTAAGAATAGCTTTCTTAAGGCTCTTGAAGGTTACTTCTACAAGAAAGAAGTTGAATGGGGCTGACAATTTAGGTAAGAGGTTGACATAATTTGTAATTAAGTTAACGTTTATATGTTCTAATTTATCGACAATGTAGGTAACGCTCTGCCGCTCCGTCGTGTCTGAAGGAAGTCGCAGAACGG
It includes:
- a CDS encoding HD family phosphohydrolase, which codes for MKTFRSLTKQFEEWRRKDRESHSFSASEKAPVPITARAGAILEEQTVSNQPSASKHKRKAQPLVIVVAIASLTSIFGYRFYNQPQLGVGTVAPETIQAPKDGRFEDAKTTEQRRKEIKTGVTPILKRDLQASSQVEQNLVAILDRIEQLRQDVGAFPFVEVSVLSLNSQKALRSMPEPNWQAILAAAKSSASFEGSDPVMKAAIASLKTYRQKVPQPEFETSIAKISIARQRYAKATSVAVKHAHIELDSGAIAAFLDLSDRTWQNTKLELSQVSRRILTQGIPRGLPPNVLEETVKMHSSLSLTQQIQPAANQLLLMVLQPNLTVDREETQLRAEQAALAVEPVIVEVRKGDTIVEEGDVIAQEDFVVLDGFGLSRRGVSWMGLGISAILVAGATGIFCLVVKRVRRPIRRRDAFLLCLLTLSAPVMAALHPRYMSLPAIGLLVSSFYSPTLAATQVVLTGGLTTFAVGAVGWEHLLAGTASGLLAAYFAGRLRSRDELSLLGVGVGLTQGGTYFVVNLILTSSAGTLWSALLPGAIVYGLLGLAWSVVALGISPYLERLFDLVTPIRLVELSNPNCSLLKRLATEAPGTFQHTLFVASLAEAAARELHCNVELVRAGTLYHDIGKMHDPMGFIENQMGGPNKHDTINNPWVSADIIKKHVTEGLVMARKYGLPKAIRDFIPEHQGTLLISYFYFQAKQRAEREGKPPISELDFRYDGPIPQSRETGIVMLADACEAALRSLKEATPEIALTTIHKIFKARWRDSQLVDSGIRYEELPIIAEIFVRVWQQVNHQRIAYPKAVLDSHNPGKLH
- a CDS encoding ADP-ribosylglycohydrolase family protein, which encodes MSRFQGGLLGGFLGEILIGSSSKREGMIVSEIGIDSIEPWLASGTLSAEDWEQIGARLSTTLEGKTPTNGGELAVAALPILFFFHDDLGLLKEQLQHLVNIWQLSAQTLEDVLIWAYAIALALREKLDPDRLLSQILARYRLAQTPLMDQLEQVRTWLEQGTSLRQAIAQISKGGKPNPIVLALYCFARTPEDFRLCLMQAIRTGKQASLVAALTGALAGAHNSFSGIPIDWRVAVGKHPTGQKLTREVTCLFAAWSGAYRLEGLDTLESAAVTSPLVMQPRSSLKIISQGEYSFLDPLFNVDSKVIKK